A genomic stretch from Alteribacter keqinensis includes:
- the nuoL gene encoding NADH-quinone oxidoreductase subunit L, with product MLQNAWIIPVFPLIAFIVLLLFGRTLKHNAAYVGIAALFLSFLFSTIVLVERWGGESYTGVAEWITFGEITVTMGYEVSALNAMMLFVVTAVSLLVHVFSRQYMLADDRVHVFYAYLGLFSFSMLGLVLAPNILQLFIFWELVGLCSFLLVGFWYFKPEAAAAAKKAFLVTRIGDVGLLIGLILLFNATGSFEYGAAFEAINAGLVSDTLVTAIALCIFLGAVGKSAQFPLHVWLPDAMEGPTPVSALIHAATMVAAGVYLVAVTYPIFQASGTALTVVAYTGAVTASFAASIALVNTDIKRILAYSTVSQLGLMMLALGTAGYVAGLFHLMTHAFFKALLFLAAGSVIYTLHHRQDINKMGGLWKKMKITAVTFLIGSLAIAGIFPLAGFWSKEGILAAVWANGDVFLFAIAILTSFMTAFYMFRLFFKVFTGEFRGEGKLIEDARENTGWMTVPLIALAFFAVVAGIINSPLTGYSLESFLTEGLALGSQAHGGLGLAAISLLVAAAGIGLAWRMYSGAPEQRETRSPFYNVLLNKYYIDELYDTVIVKPTIGLSRLLFAADRRLIDGSVNVLARSVRGIGRTAGKQHNGQLQTYGLVTVVGSLAVIAVAFIVRGYFG from the coding sequence ATGTTACAAAACGCTTGGATCATCCCGGTTTTTCCGTTGATTGCCTTTATCGTCCTGCTCCTTTTTGGGCGGACGTTAAAACATAATGCTGCTTATGTGGGAATAGCTGCCCTGTTCCTCTCCTTTCTTTTTTCCACCATCGTGCTTGTTGAACGGTGGGGAGGGGAGTCCTACACGGGGGTGGCGGAATGGATCACATTCGGTGAAATTACGGTAACGATGGGTTATGAAGTATCGGCACTCAATGCCATGATGCTGTTTGTCGTAACGGCCGTGAGTCTTCTTGTTCACGTTTTTTCGAGACAGTACATGCTTGCCGATGACCGGGTACACGTATTTTACGCCTATCTAGGGCTGTTTTCCTTTTCAATGCTCGGACTCGTTCTTGCCCCGAACATTTTGCAGCTGTTTATTTTCTGGGAGCTGGTAGGACTCTGTTCTTTCCTCCTGGTCGGGTTCTGGTATTTTAAACCGGAAGCAGCAGCGGCGGCGAAAAAAGCCTTTCTCGTTACGCGGATCGGAGACGTAGGGCTTTTAATCGGGCTTATCCTTTTATTCAACGCAACAGGAAGCTTTGAATACGGGGCGGCATTTGAAGCGATCAATGCCGGACTTGTATCAGACACACTTGTGACAGCAATTGCTCTATGTATCTTCCTTGGGGCCGTTGGGAAATCAGCACAGTTTCCCCTGCATGTATGGCTTCCGGATGCCATGGAGGGGCCGACGCCGGTCAGTGCCCTCATTCACGCGGCTACGATGGTAGCGGCCGGTGTGTATCTCGTTGCCGTCACGTATCCGATCTTTCAGGCATCGGGAACAGCTCTCACAGTCGTTGCCTACACCGGAGCGGTCACCGCCAGTTTCGCCGCGTCAATTGCCCTTGTGAATACAGATATTAAACGGATTCTTGCCTATTCCACTGTGAGTCAGCTCGGTCTGATGATGCTCGCTCTTGGAACGGCGGGGTACGTGGCGGGTCTGTTTCACCTGATGACACATGCGTTCTTTAAAGCGCTGCTCTTTTTAGCAGCAGGATCGGTGATTTACACCCTCCATCACAGACAGGACATCAACAAGATGGGCGGTTTGTGGAAAAAAATGAAGATTACCGCTGTGACATTTCTGATTGGCTCACTGGCTATTGCAGGGATCTTTCCCCTCGCAGGGTTCTGGAGCAAGGAAGGCATTCTTGCGGCAGTTTGGGCAAACGGAGATGTGTTCTTGTTTGCGATTGCGATTCTTACATCGTTTATGACTGCGTTCTACATGTTCCGTCTGTTTTTCAAAGTGTTCACCGGTGAATTTCGGGGGGAGGGCAAACTTATAGAGGATGCCCGGGAAAATACAGGCTGGATGACAGTTCCCCTTATCGCTCTTGCCTTTTTCGCTGTAGTGGCGGGAATCATTAACAGTCCGTTAACCGGGTACAGTCTGGAGAGTTTCCTTACTGAAGGACTGGCATTGGGGTCACAGGCACATGGAGGACTGGGGCTGGCTGCTATTTCGCTTCTTGTTGCTGCTGCCGGGATCGGACTGGCGTGGCGGATGTACAGCGGAGCACCTGAACAAAGAGAAACCCGTTCACCTTTTTATAACGTTTTATTGAACAAATATTACATCGATGAACTGTACGACACGGTTATTGTAAAACCGACAATCGGACTCAGCCGACTGCTGTTTGCTGCTGACCGGAGATTAATAGACGGCTCTGTCAATGTTCTTGCCCGTTCCGTCAGAGGGATCGGGAGAACGGCAGGGAAGCAGCATAACGGACAGCTTCAGACATATGGACTTGTGACGGTAGTTGGAAGTCTGGCTGTAATAGCGGTTGCGTTTATCGTCAGGGGGTATTTCGGATGA
- the nuoK gene encoding NADH-quinone oxidoreductase subunit NuoK — MTMVTVNLFLALAAILFCIGLYGVLTRRHLVVVLICIELMLNAVNINLVAFSSIGPFASITGQVFTLFVITVAAAEAAVGLAILIALYRNRASIDAIKQDLLRW, encoded by the coding sequence CTGACCATGGTTACGGTGAATTTATTTTTAGCCCTTGCGGCGATCCTGTTTTGTATCGGTTTGTACGGTGTCCTCACGAGACGCCATCTCGTTGTGGTACTCATCTGTATCGAGTTGATGCTGAACGCCGTGAACATTAACCTGGTGGCCTTCTCGAGTATCGGACCTTTTGCCAGCATAACCGGGCAGGTGTTCACACTCTTTGTCATCACAGTGGCAGCTGCAGAGGCAGCGGTGGGACTCGCCATTTTAATTGCCCTCTACAGAAACCGTGCATCGATTGACGCCATAAAACAAGACCTCCTTCGCTGGTAG